The following coding sequences are from one Geodermatophilus normandii window:
- a CDS encoding TadA family conjugal transfer-associated ATPase yields the protein MSGLPLVERVRARLALEPGPPSRAAVAALVREEAGLLGETDVLDAVRDAVAELAGAGPLEPLLRTPGVTDVLVNGPGEVWVDRGSGLEPVEVRFPDEEAVRRLAVRLAASAGRRLDDAAPWVDAGLPDGTRLHAVLPPVSGSGTCLSLRVLRRCTLDLAGLAARGTLPGESDTLLRAVVRRRLAFLVTGGTGSGKTTLLSALLGEVPPGERVVLCEDAPELTPAHPHVVRLLTRPPNVEGAGQVTLRDLVRQALRMRPDRLVVGEVRGAEVTDLLAALNTGHDGGCGTLHANRPAEVPARLEALGVAAGLDRRAVHSQAAAALAVVVHLRRGPGGREVAEIGVVRRDGDLVAVDAGWRADGGPCPGAARLADLLDGGAA from the coding sequence GTGAGCGGCCTGCCGCTGGTCGAGCGGGTACGCGCCCGGCTGGCGCTGGAGCCTGGGCCGCCGAGCCGGGCGGCGGTCGCGGCGCTCGTGCGGGAGGAGGCAGGTCTGCTCGGCGAGACCGACGTCCTCGACGCGGTGCGCGACGCGGTGGCCGAGCTGGCAGGCGCCGGGCCGCTGGAGCCGCTGCTGCGAACGCCCGGTGTCACGGACGTGCTGGTCAACGGCCCCGGCGAGGTGTGGGTGGACCGGGGGAGCGGTCTGGAGCCCGTGGAGGTGCGCTTCCCCGACGAAGAGGCCGTCCGCCGGCTGGCGGTGCGGCTGGCCGCCAGCGCCGGCCGCCGGCTCGACGACGCCGCGCCGTGGGTCGACGCCGGCCTTCCCGACGGCACCCGGCTGCACGCGGTGCTGCCGCCGGTGTCTGGGAGCGGCACCTGCCTGTCGCTGCGGGTGCTGCGCCGGTGCACGCTGGACCTGGCCGGCCTCGCCGCGCGCGGCACGCTGCCGGGGGAGTCCGACACCCTGCTGCGGGCGGTCGTGCGCCGGCGGCTGGCCTTCCTGGTCACCGGCGGCACCGGGTCGGGCAAGACGACGCTGCTCTCGGCGCTGCTGGGAGAGGTGCCGCCGGGCGAGCGGGTGGTCCTGTGCGAGGACGCCCCGGAGCTGACCCCGGCGCACCCGCACGTCGTCCGGCTGCTCACCCGGCCGCCGAACGTGGAGGGCGCCGGTCAGGTGACCCTGCGCGACCTGGTGCGCCAGGCGCTGCGCATGCGGCCCGACCGCCTGGTCGTCGGAGAGGTGCGCGGCGCGGAGGTCACCGACCTGCTGGCCGCGCTCAACACCGGGCACGACGGCGGCTGCGGCACGCTGCACGCCAACCGGCCGGCGGAGGTGCCGGCCCGCCTGGAGGCGCTCGGTGTGGCGGCGGGCCTGGACCGGCGGGCCGTGCACAGCCAGGCCGCGGCCGCCCTCGCCGTCGTCGTCCACCTCCGGCGCGGTCCGGGCGGGCGGGAGGTGGCCGAGATCGGCGTGGTGCGCCGCGACGGCGACCTCGTCGCCGTCGACGCCGGCTGGCGCGCCGACGGCGGCCCGTGCCCGGGTGCGGCCCGGCTGGCCGACCTGCTCGACGGGGGAGCGGCGTGA
- the wecB gene encoding non-hydrolyzing UDP-N-acetylglucosamine 2-epimerase: MSRSRHVLVPFGTRPEVVKLAPVVAALTAAGHRVDVVDTGQHTDPALSTRLQETLGLAPTWRFSLPTGDPAARHGALHADAARAVARSRPDVVLALGDTNTVPAYALAARGAGVPFAHLEAGLRSLNPRSVEEVNRRVAAAVAALHLAPTRRAAAFLAAEGVPAERVFVVGNPVVDTLVARGVRPVPVAQRRGVLVTAHRPTNVDDPVRLKRLVGVVRALADQVGPVTFPVHPRTAARLAATGLDAELEHPAITRSGPVDYDTLLAALASARLAVTDSGGIQEEAAYLGVPVVVLRGSTPRWEGVEAGTTTLAGLADDSAADAVLAAAAAHTGAEGQARAAGLPCPYGDGTTGPQVAAVLADEATDALLALDEPDFTDGRLPW, translated from the coding sequence GTGAGCCGCAGCCGGCACGTCCTCGTCCCCTTCGGCACCCGGCCGGAGGTGGTCAAGCTCGCGCCCGTCGTGGCGGCCCTGACCGCCGCCGGGCACCGGGTCGACGTCGTCGACACCGGGCAGCACACCGACCCGGCGCTCTCCACGCGGCTGCAGGAGACCCTCGGCCTGGCGCCCACCTGGCGCTTCTCCCTCCCGACCGGCGACCCCGCGGCCCGGCACGGCGCCCTGCACGCCGACGCCGCGCGGGCGGTGGCCCGCTCGCGGCCGGACGTCGTGCTGGCCCTCGGTGACACGAACACCGTGCCCGCCTACGCCCTGGCCGCGCGGGGCGCCGGCGTGCCCTTCGCGCACCTCGAGGCCGGGCTGCGCAGCCTCAACCCGCGCAGCGTCGAGGAGGTCAACCGGCGGGTGGCCGCGGCCGTGGCCGCCCTGCACCTCGCCCCGACCCGGCGGGCCGCGGCGTTCCTCGCCGCCGAGGGCGTCCCCGCCGAGCGGGTGTTCGTCGTCGGCAACCCGGTGGTGGACACGCTCGTGGCCCGCGGCGTCCGGCCGGTGCCGGTGGCGCAGCGGCGCGGCGTCCTGGTGACCGCCCACCGCCCCACCAACGTCGACGACCCGGTGCGGCTCAAGCGGCTGGTGGGCGTGGTCCGCGCGCTGGCCGACCAGGTCGGGCCGGTGACCTTCCCGGTGCACCCGCGGACCGCGGCCCGCCTCGCGGCCACCGGCCTCGACGCCGAGCTCGAGCACCCGGCGATCACGCGCAGCGGACCGGTCGACTATGACACCCTGCTGGCCGCGCTAGCCTCCGCCCGGCTGGCGGTCACCGACTCCGGCGGCATCCAGGAGGAGGCCGCCTACCTCGGGGTCCCCGTGGTCGTGTTGCGCGGCTCGACGCCGCGGTGGGAGGGCGTCGAGGCCGGCACCACGACCCTGGCCGGCCTGGCCGACGACTCCGCCGCCGACGCCGTCCTGGCCGCCGCCGCGGCGCACACCGGCGCCGAGGGCCAGGCCCGCGCCGCCGGGCTGCCCTGTCCCTACGGCGACGGCACGACCGGGCCGCAGGTCGCCGCCGTCCTCGCCGACGAGGCGACCGACGCGCTGCTGGCCCTCGACGAGCCCGACTTCACCGACGGCCGGCTCCCGTGGTGA
- a CDS encoding PIG-L deacetylase family protein: MNGADGQVPGGETAPDEERTAAVDGATTRTPGRNVLAIGAHPDDVELGCGAALIAHVAAGDTVTVLVVTGGENGPGDDRQVAGRRAEQQRAAELIGARLVWGGLRDCEVVADSATVRRIEAVLQDTAADLVYVHAPDDSHQDHRAIAAATLGAARRLPRVLHYQSPSTLTFTPSVFVDVTAFLAGKLDALAAHASQVERSAMVEPDAVVASARHWGAQARIGYAEAFQPTRMVLDLAPAARPVPASVPAAWSLVPAHTASMPARGR; encoded by the coding sequence GTGAACGGCGCCGATGGACAGGTGCCGGGCGGGGAGACCGCCCCGGACGAGGAGAGGACGGCGGCCGTGGACGGCGCGACGACGAGGACCCCCGGACGCAACGTCCTGGCCATCGGGGCGCACCCCGACGACGTCGAGCTCGGCTGCGGCGCGGCGCTGATCGCGCACGTGGCCGCCGGCGACACGGTGACCGTCCTGGTCGTGACCGGCGGCGAGAACGGCCCCGGCGACGACCGCCAGGTGGCCGGCCGGCGCGCCGAGCAGCAGCGGGCAGCGGAACTGATCGGCGCCCGGCTGGTGTGGGGCGGCCTGCGCGACTGCGAGGTCGTGGCCGACTCGGCCACCGTCCGCCGCATCGAGGCCGTGCTGCAGGACACCGCCGCCGACCTCGTCTACGTGCACGCCCCCGACGACAGCCACCAGGACCACCGCGCCATCGCTGCCGCCACCCTCGGCGCGGCCCGGCGCCTGCCGCGGGTCCTGCACTACCAGAGCCCCTCGACGCTGACCTTCACGCCGAGCGTCTTCGTCGACGTCACCGCCTTCCTGGCCGGCAAGCTCGACGCCCTCGCCGCGCACGCGTCGCAGGTGGAGCGCTCGGCCATGGTGGAGCCGGACGCCGTCGTCGCCTCCGCCCGGCACTGGGGGGCGCAGGCGCGGATCGGCTACGCCGAGGCCTTCCAGCCCACCCGCATGGTGCTCGACCTCGCGCCCGCCGCCCGGCCGGTGCCCGCCTCGGTCCCGGCCGCGTGGTCGCTGGTGCCGGCGCACACCGCGTCGATGCCGGCCCGCGGCCGCTGA
- the ssd gene encoding septum site-determining protein Ssd translates to MGGGGRARAERVAVLPDDEAWLAARAGDAVRSPVDRGWLAVVGGACGGAGASTLATALAVATAARGDGVLLVDADPWGGGLDLLLGAEDAEGLRWPALAGVRGRPAGDALLAALPEAAGVHVLAAARDDPAPVPAEALAAVVEAARGCGLPVVVDLPRGTGPDAVAEAVLAEADLAVLVVPARLRAASAARSLVARGPWSAARVVLRSVPGGLSAAEVAAVTGSPVLAELGHDRGAPSRGERGEPPHVAPRSPLGALTRLLLGELARPGRAA, encoded by the coding sequence GTGGGCGGCGGCGGTCGAGCTCGGGCCGAGCGGGTCGCCGTCCTGCCCGACGACGAGGCGTGGCTGGCCGCCCGGGCCGGTGATGCGGTGCGCTCGCCGGTGGACCGCGGCTGGCTCGCGGTGGTCGGGGGCGCGTGCGGGGGAGCGGGCGCGAGCACGCTGGCCACCGCACTCGCCGTCGCCACCGCGGCCCGCGGCGACGGCGTCCTGCTGGTCGACGCCGATCCGTGGGGCGGCGGGCTGGACCTGCTCCTCGGCGCCGAGGACGCCGAGGGCCTGCGCTGGCCCGCGCTGGCAGGGGTGCGCGGCAGGCCGGCGGGCGACGCGCTCCTGGCGGCCCTGCCCGAGGCCGCCGGCGTGCACGTCCTCGCCGCCGCCCGCGACGATCCGGCGCCGGTGCCGGCCGAGGCGCTCGCCGCCGTGGTCGAGGCCGCGCGCGGCTGCGGCCTGCCCGTGGTCGTCGACCTCCCGCGGGGGACCGGCCCCGACGCCGTGGCCGAGGCGGTGCTGGCCGAGGCCGACCTCGCCGTGCTCGTCGTGCCGGCCCGGCTGCGGGCCGCCTCGGCCGCGCGGTCGCTGGTCGCCAGGGGGCCCTGGTCGGCGGCCCGGGTCGTCCTGCGCTCCGTGCCGGGCGGCCTGTCGGCCGCGGAGGTCGCGGCCGTGACGGGTTCCCCGGTGCTCGCCGAGCTGGGACACGACCGCGGCGCGCCGTCCCGCGGCGAGCGCGGGGAGCCGCCCCACGTGGCGCCGCGCAGCCCGCTGGGTGCGCTCACCCGCCTGCTGCTCGGGGAGCTCGCGCGGCCGGGGCGCGCGGCGTGA
- a CDS encoding type II secretion system F family protein: MTAALVVGALALLAWPGGAARRRARLRRLVGGARGAAGWSAAVAPAAWPLTAGTAGLAAGALAGPPLVAVLAAVLAAVAARAVLRQRERAREEQSLDVLADALAALAAELRSGRTLAAATASAVAVVPDAGAARGLARALRAPEGVPSKAVPSAAAAELGRAHERLAAAVRLSNRTGCSLAAVAGAVEDDLRARRRQREELGSVTAGPRASAALLAGLPLLALAMGGGIGARPWTVLTTTPVGQVLLVAGVALEAAGLAWSARLVRRALR; this comes from the coding sequence GTGACCGCGGCCCTGGTGGTCGGCGCCCTCGCGCTGCTCGCCTGGCCGGGTGGTGCGGCGCGGCGGCGGGCGCGGCTGCGGCGGCTCGTCGGCGGAGCCCGGGGAGCCGCCGGGTGGTCCGCGGCCGTCGCCCCGGCCGCCTGGCCCCTCACGGCGGGCACCGCGGGGCTGGCCGCCGGCGCGCTGGCCGGTCCACCGCTGGTGGCCGTCCTCGCGGCCGTGCTCGCCGCGGTCGCGGCCCGCGCCGTGCTCCGGCAGCGCGAGCGCGCCCGGGAGGAGCAGTCGCTGGACGTCCTCGCCGACGCCCTGGCCGCGCTGGCCGCCGAGCTCCGCAGCGGCCGGACGCTGGCGGCGGCCACGGCGTCGGCCGTGGCGGTCGTCCCCGACGCCGGCGCGGCCCGCGGCCTCGCGCGCGCCCTGCGGGCTCCGGAGGGCGTCCCGTCCAAGGCGGTCCCCTCGGCGGCTGCGGCCGAGCTGGGGCGGGCCCACGAGCGGCTCGCGGCGGCCGTGCGGCTGAGCAACCGCACGGGGTGCTCCCTCGCCGCCGTGGCCGGCGCGGTGGAGGACGACCTGCGCGCCCGGAGGCGTCAGCGGGAGGAGCTGGGCTCGGTGACCGCCGGGCCGCGGGCGAGCGCCGCCCTTCTGGCGGGCCTGCCGCTGCTGGCGCTCGCCATGGGCGGCGGCATCGGTGCCCGTCCGTGGACCGTGCTCACCACGACTCCCGTCGGCCAGGTCCTGCTCGTCGCCGGGGTGGCCCTGGAGGCGGCCGGTCTGGCCTGGTCGGCCCGGCTGGTCCGCCGGGCGCTGCGATGA
- a CDS encoding type II secretion system F family protein: protein MTSVAALLAVAAALVAWPSPGAGRSARLRAVGLPPTVRRTRPAARGRRPVLPVLAGLAVALLVGGGTGVALGAVVGVLADRWLRRVPGSGPAGALPAEELPVACDLLGVCLAAGLTVGGALAAVATALPGPLGDALAAVAGRLRLGAAPRTAWHDAPPELAGLGRVLVRAGESGAAAAPALRTLAAEARAAARSRAEAGVRRAGVWVLAPLGLCFLPAFVCLGIAPMIIGIAGQVFR, encoded by the coding sequence ATGACCTCGGTCGCCGCGCTGCTGGCCGTCGCCGCTGCGCTGGTCGCCTGGCCGTCCCCCGGTGCCGGCCGGAGCGCCCGGCTGCGCGCGGTGGGCCTGCCGCCGACGGTGCGGAGGACCCGGCCGGCCGCGCGGGGCCGGCGCCCGGTGCTGCCGGTCCTCGCCGGCCTGGCCGTGGCGCTGCTGGTCGGCGGCGGGACCGGCGTGGCGCTCGGGGCGGTGGTGGGGGTGCTGGCCGACCGGTGGCTGCGGCGGGTGCCCGGCAGCGGGCCCGCCGGTGCGCTCCCGGCCGAGGAGCTGCCGGTCGCCTGCGACCTGCTGGGGGTGTGTCTCGCAGCCGGGCTGACGGTGGGCGGGGCGCTAGCCGCCGTCGCCACCGCGCTGCCCGGGCCGCTGGGGGACGCACTGGCCGCCGTCGCCGGTCGGCTCCGGCTCGGCGCGGCGCCCCGGACGGCCTGGCACGACGCACCGCCGGAGCTCGCCGGGCTGGGCCGGGTCCTGGTGCGGGCGGGGGAGTCGGGCGCGGCGGCGGCACCGGCTCTGCGGACCCTGGCCGCGGAGGCGCGTGCGGCGGCCCGCAGCCGCGCCGAGGCGGGCGTGCGGCGGGCGGGGGTGTGGGTGCTGGCACCGCTGGGGCTGTGCTTCCTGCCGGCCTTCGTGTGCCTCGGGATCGCGCCGATGATCATCGGCATCGCAGGTCAGGTGTTCAGGTGA
- a CDS encoding HAD family hydrolase gives MSAAPSWDGPPPLAVVVDLDDTLYPQAAHLAAAAADVGAAAAAAGLDGPAVRAALAAELAAGSDTGGTIDRALLAAGVPAADLPRCVPPLVAAFTACAPDRLAPHPGVPEALATLAAAVPVGCLTDGNPVIQQAKLAATGLGPLLREVLVTDALGGRAARKPAPAGLLVLAARLGVPADRVLVIGDRPGKDVAVAAAVGARAIRVRQGEYAAAPDVPAPWATTATFPEAAALALALVGAAVPVAG, from the coding sequence GTGAGCGCCGCGCCCTCCTGGGACGGCCCGCCGCCCCTGGCCGTGGTCGTCGACCTCGACGACACGCTGTACCCGCAGGCCGCCCACCTCGCCGCGGCGGCGGCCGACGTCGGTGCCGCCGCCGCGGCGGCCGGCCTGGACGGTCCCGCGGTGCGCGCGGCGCTGGCCGCGGAGCTCGCGGCCGGGTCCGACACCGGCGGCACGATCGACCGCGCGCTGCTCGCCGCCGGCGTGCCGGCCGCCGACCTCCCCCGCTGCGTGCCCCCGCTGGTCGCCGCGTTCACCGCCTGCGCGCCCGACCGGCTCGCGCCCCATCCCGGCGTGCCGGAGGCCCTCGCGACGCTGGCCGCCGCGGTCCCCGTGGGGTGCCTGACCGACGGCAACCCGGTCATCCAGCAGGCGAAGCTCGCCGCGACCGGGCTGGGACCGCTGCTGCGCGAGGTCCTGGTCACCGACGCGCTCGGCGGGCGGGCGGCGCGCAAGCCCGCGCCCGCGGGACTGCTCGTCCTCGCCGCCCGGCTCGGCGTCCCCGCCGACCGGGTGCTGGTGATCGGGGACCGCCCGGGCAAGGACGTCGCCGTCGCGGCCGCGGTGGGCGCCCGGGCGATCCGCGTCCGGCAGGGCGAGTACGCGGCGGCGCCGGACGTCCCGGCGCCGTGGGCGACGACCGCCACGTTCCCCGAGGCCGCCGCGCTGGCCCTGGCCCTCGTGGGCGCCGCCGTCCCCGTGGCCGGCTGA